In the genome of Onychomys torridus unplaced genomic scaffold, mOncTor1.1, whole genome shotgun sequence, the window TGCTGTCTGGCTAGTGAAGCCACACTCGCCCAGAGTTGATCGGTCATCAAGGAGCTGGTCATCCTTATACagctgctgctcttctggaggacacTTGAGGATGCTTTCAACAACACGCTTTAGCTGGAACACGGTACTCGACTCCTTGGCTTCTGTGAAGATGGTGGTCTTGTAGCGGCGGATCATGAGAAACAACTGAGGATGGCAAGCATGTGTCAAACACCAGCACGCTGCCCCCCTCCTACGGCCCTGGTGCCCCTCTTACCAACACCCCCtgcaccctacccccacccaagtgccttaaaaacattgtttttagcACATTAAAGAATCTTATCATTTATAAGGTGATTGACCATTAATTTGTATGTTTTAACTATATTAACAGTTTACAACAAGTTAGTAGCTTTCataagattaggattttacaGTTTTAGACATACATTTACAAATTAATTATTGTTAACCTGAGCATACCTTTACAACCTCAGGAATTTATCGATTCTAAGCCATTGTTTCTTTAGTCTAAAAGGAAGATAGTATGACtaacgttttttgtttgtttttgagacagggtttctctgtgtagttttggtgcctgtctggatctcgctctgtagatgaggctggccttgaactcagagatccacctggctctacctcccaagtgctgggattaaaggcgtgtgttaccaccacCCAGAAAGACCAAATTTTAAGTGTTGTCTTAGTTGGTTTATATCACATCACATGGTCATCTTAAGATGGTGATGAAGTTGTGTGGCATGTCTTTTAATCTTAGTAAAGATGGCTACCATGCACACTATCTTTTTATCCTCAAGAGGCATCAGCTAAGCTGAAGACAAACTATGTGGCTGTTATTTAAAAATCTCTGCTTTATATAATGTTATAGCAGATCTAATTTTTTGTACAAGACTTGAATCATATAAACGTGATATATAATCAAAAATACAtacgtatatgtatgtatgtatgtgtgtgtgtatatatatatgctatagtaaattaaaattacttatgTGTAGGTCATTTTGCCTGTCAGCCTTTTGTTACAAGTTTTAAGTTAAAtttttgttacacagagaacgtctgcctcaaaaaaaaaatctgtaacagGAGACTTTACAGACTTTTTAACCATACCCAATGAACTTATAAATCTTGAGATAAGCAGTATATTGAATAGAGATATAGCTCTATCCCCTATGAGATAATTTAaacataacatcagttaatatGGAGCCATAATGTTTTTCAGGATACCCATTATGGATGAGGATGTGCAAACTGGAGATCCAAAGCTATCCGTTATGATCACACAACTCTGATTCTTCTAAAATCCATGCAATAAACTCTCATCCAAATTTAAATAAAGAGCAAAGtcagttaaaatatttaatggcTAGGAAACATCTAATTAATGCTGATGGATTATACTAAGCCTAGACTTTTAAGCCATATCACCGGGGTGGTTATAATCTTTGAAGAACATGTGGAATTTGTATGGAGAAGAGATATTCTTGTCCTTTTTAAGTCATCGCTAAAAACATTAAATGCAAtctctattttgagacagggtttctctgtgctgcccTGACTGTGCTGGAACTCGCTGAAGGCCAGATTggcttcacactcacagagattcacctgccttagATAAGGCATGCAACACAACTGCCTGGTTACTAAAAAATTTCAATTCCTAAATCTGTGGATTTTTAGATTTAGTTTTAGGTATTACACAGAAGGTATCTTTTAAAATCTTAAGAGGGAAAATTGTGGATAATTATTTATAGAATCCAACTAACATGCTAATGTTATTGTAGGTGTGAAACAAATAATcgacctgtattttatttagaagCACAATAAGTTCTATAGGCTCTTCATCAGTAAGGGTGATCCCCTTTTGAGTTGATACCCCTTTAGCAGTCACATTATTTGATAAATTAATAGCCTGCTCTGTTTTAAATGTTACATTTTGTTGTGAAATTTAACTGAGAGCTTTCAGAAAGCAAGTTAAAGAACACGGAGACATCTCTAGTAGTGATGAGCAGATTAGAGAGTTCCTATTGATGTAACctcaaagttttaaattttgctcTTACCATGAAAGTTAAGCATTTATTTAAGCATTACTTAGATGATCAGGAGAAGATAACAACCTCCGTTGTATGTATGACTATTACCTATAGAAATTTATACCTCATTGCCTTAGTGCTTTTTGCCCTGACTGTAATTGTCTCTATACTATAAGTtgggtttgttttaatatttttccccTGAAGGGATCATTAATGAGTTATTCCCATCTTGAAGGAATAACAAAAAACATCTCCATAAAGGGAGTTTACTTTGGAGTCATTCTggtatgagggaaaaaaaaaaccacaaaacatttaaacaaaactcaagaaaacaaacaaacaaaaacccccaagtTCTGGGCAGTCAAACTAGCTCATGTTGCAGAGTTGGGGTTCCACAGGACATtctttggaactcactctgttccACAAGACCCTGGCAGCCCTAAAAGCTGCAGCCTGGAGGGCTTTGAGTTTCATCCAGGTCACTTATTCGAGTGGAAGCCCCAATATGATTCTGTGACCATGGTAAAGCCTGTGGCTGGAGTTACATTTCACCTACCATGACAAGACCTGTGAAGATGTGTggcagaaaaaatattttctctgtcaccctctcttttttttccttctgagaggTCCCAAGCAATACATTACTATACTCCAGCTTGTCAAATGATTCAAATTGAGTTTATCTCCCATTTCATGGGCTAAGCATATGAAGGTGTAGAGTTGTTGCTCTGAATAATATTTTGTACCTTTCCATATCTTAATAATTGTACAAAATGCTTTGTCTCAGAGGACTGAGCAGATCCCATGTTAACTTTCACTCTCATGAGCCCTTTGGTGAGAAGACCGGGTTTCccaaaaacttttaaagaaaacttttaaacatttaaagacaACTTCTCTTACCTTCTCTGATAGTTGTGAGTCACATGTTGTGGAGCCAGCGAAAAAAGCAGccattctttcttcaaagacaacTCCTGTAATctaaacacatgaaaagaaaacacacaatacACAACTTTAACTATTGACCTGTTGAAGCTGTGCCCATTGTTTGGAAGACACATTCAGAAttacttttctttgtcttttgctgTCCCAATATTTAATTGTGATAGTTAGTTCTATTAATTAACTTGTCACAACCTACCATCACATGGATATCGAGTCTCTTTGAGTTTTTTCTACATCAGGTTGCCTGGGCCATTTTCTTTGTTGCCTTAATTAGTATGGAAAGACCCAAATTGAGAGTATGTGGCACTATTCCCTGCCTTAGAGTACAAAAGCACATAAGAGAaaaagatgtatatatatatagcagtAGAGAAAATGTCAGCATGCATTCATTTTCCCTCTGCTCCTAGCTGTggctgtcatgtgaccagctgtttcaaCTTCCTGCAGTTGTGACTGCCCaaagtgatggactgtaacctgtgacTGTGaacacaagag includes:
- the LOC118575780 gene encoding elongin-B-like, whose amino-acid sequence is MIRRYKTTIFTEAKESSTVFQLKRVVESILKCPPEEQQLYKDDQLLDDRSTLGECGFTSQTARIHAPATVGLALGADDTFEALNIEPFSSPP